The DNA segment TTGGCAAGAGCCGGTGTTATGGCCGGCATCGTCAAAAAAGGGATGTTGGATGATTGCGGCCGATGGGTTCATCCTCCATTGATATTCAAGCCCGGTACTCGTCCCCTCCATGCCCTTGCGCTGGAATTGATCAAGCATGATGCCACCAGACAGCGCTTCTCACCATGGAGTGTGGCAGAAATTGAGTCCAAATTGCGGGAACCGGTGGATGGCGAGCACAGATTTCTCAGTGACGAAGTCGCTGCGGCCCTGCAGGGAGATGCCTACCTGCCGGTGCTTGTCGATCAGTTCGAGGAGCTGCTGAAGCCGCTGACAATGTCGGCAAGCGGTGATGAGGAGGCCCAGCGTAACCTTGAAAAGTACCATCAAAATCAGTTGCTGCCCTTTGTCGGCAATCTCTTCTTCGCTGCAAGGCAAACCCCCGGCCGCCTGCTCTTCATCGTCACCATGCGTGACGATTTTTACGGCCAGTGCGCCTTCGACCAAAGGCTGGCGGCACTGGTCAGTGAGAATCACAAACTCCTTACCCCCATGACCCCCGACGAGTTGCGTGAATCCGTAGAGCAGCCAGCCAGGTTAAACGGTAAGGCGGTAGAGCCTGCGCTTCTGGCCCTGATACAAAGCGACATGCACAACCGGCCGGGTGCCATGCCGCTGCTGCAGGATGCCCTGGAACAGCTGTGGGACAGATGCGGAAAGACACTCACAAGCCGTGTCTATACCGAAGAGGTGGGTGGCATCAAAGGTTCGCTGAAGAGCAAGGCGGATCACACCTATGGCGGCTTGACAGACCAATCCAGGCTCGCTACCGAATTACGGCAACGAAGAGAGTCGCTTATCCGACAACTGTTTCTCGATCTGGTCGACCAGGGCAGCGGTGTCCCGACCAGCCGCCGTCGGGATCGCAGTGAACTACCGGACGATACCGAAATGGACGAAATCCTGGACGCCTTCGTCAACGCCCGTCTGTTGCTCAAATCCCACGACAAAGCGAGTGACAAAACCTACTTCGAACTGACCCACGAAGCCCTGATCGAAAACTGGCCCAAACTCAAGGATTGGTTGAAAGATAAACAGGAGGACGATCAAATCCGCCAGCGCCTGGAGCAGGAGGCGGCCCGATATGCCAACGAACAGGAGCAGTACCAGGATAAGCCCGAGAAATGGCGGCAGATAGAGCCGGAGTTTTTAATGAAAAACAAGCGCTGGGTCGAAATGGCGCATTGGCTTGAGGGTAATCCGGTCTCGCCAAGTCAGTTGGCGGTGAGGTTCATCGATCGCTGTCGGACCTATTCACAAGAGCAGAAAGCGCGGAGCTGGAAGCGGGGCGGTTTGGCCCTTCTGGGTTTGATGATAGTTGTCCTGTTGGTGTCGTTCAGCTATGTAAAGCTGACCCATAACGAGTTGCAAATATCTGTTGTCGATACGGAGGGAAAGGCCATTGACGATTATCGACTGTTTGTCAGTAAGGAGCGTTCGACGTTGGCTGACGGTTCAGTTCGGTGGTTCCGATCAATTTTCGTGGAACCCAATCAGAATTACTGGTTACGCATTGAGAGGGATGGCTATTTTCAGTCGGAGCGCGAAACCCTAACCGGCCATGCCGGGAGTACAAAAGAGCTGGAATTGACGCTCTATCCACAGGTAGCGCCAGAAATGGTCGAGATTGAGGAGGGTGAATTTGACATGGGTTCTGATCCCGAAAATGATAGCGATGCTGGCAGTGATGAGCAGCCCCAACATCACGTTGAGATCAAGCCTTTTTACCTGGGAAAATACGAAGTGACTTTTGCGGACTATACAGTCTTTGCCAATGCCACCGGTCGTGAGCTTCCCGATGATGAAGGTTGGGGTCGTGATCGGCGGTCGGTGATCAATGTAACCTGGGCGGATGCGGTGGCCTATGCCGAGTGGCTCTCGCAACAGACCGGCAAGCGCTACCGGCTGCCCACCGAGGCGGAGTGGGAATACGCGGCCAGGGCAGGCAGCACCACGAATTACAGTTGGGGTGATGATATCCGTCAGGATAATAAGGTCTGGGCCAACTGCGATGGCTGCGGCAGCCAATGGGATGGCAAACAGACAGCGCCAGTGGGTTCCTTCGAACCGAATGCCTTTAGCCTTTACGATATGGCGGGCAATGTCTGGGAGTGGACCCAGGATTGTTGGCATGATGATTACCAGAATGCGCCGTCCGATGGCTCGGCCTGGCTTGAGAGTGAGCAGGTAATTTGTGGCCGGCGTGTGGTCCGTGGCGGTTCCTGGAACGGCGTTCCGAGGAGCCTGCGGTCCGCCTACCGCGTCAGGTTCAACCCAGTCGTACGGTTCGACTTCCTGGGATTTCGTCTCGCCCAGGACCCATAACCCTTTATACTCTTTTCTTTTACCCTTTGGGGGGTTCAGGGGGCGAAGCCCCCTGGTCGCAAAATCAGGCCGTCCAATCTGCTTCCAAAAGGGCATGTCAAACACGCCACACAGCAATCGTTATCAGGTATTTCCCCGATGAATCCACCGTCATCCCGATCCATCTTGCCAGCCCGGATGTGGGGCCTGGGGGGTTGGGAACCTAAAGGTGAATAAGCATCAATGGACTAATTTTGTTGGTCACTGCAATGTACTTGAGAGACTCTCCACACAAACCGTCATTAACGATAACTGTTTGTTTGTAAAAAGGTCTCAAACCGATTTAATTTTATTTCATTTTCTCGGGACCTATTTCCACTCTCCCCGCGTCTTGACCTGTAACACCGGCAGGAAAGCAAACAAACCAACATGGAAAGGGTGTGACTATCCACCAACCGTTAAGACCAAAGAAGAGGACATTAAAATGACCGAACAAAAACAACTCGTGGTAATAGTAACCCGTGGATGTGACGATGAACGCGCATCCGTGGCCTGGAGTGTGGCGAACGGTGGTATCGCCTCCGGCTATAAGGTGACCATGTTTCTGGTCAGCGCCGGGGCGGACTGGGCGCGCAAGGGGGCAGCGGAGCATGCCCGTCCCAATCCCCTCGATCCGCCGGTGACGGAGATGATGCAGAATGTGCTTGATCATGATGGGGCCATTATGGTCTGCCCACCCTGCGCGAAGGTGCGTGGCTATGAGCCCGAGAATCTGATCCCCGGTGCGGAATTGGCGGGCTCCACCGCGATGCTGGGTGTGGTCAGTGAAGGGGCTTCCACCCTGACCTTTTAGGCTATGCTTTGTTCCAGTGCCAGGGTAGCTGGCACTGGAACCCATAGACAGATGAGCGACAACGAAAAAAACCAAACCAAGGCCTGGTTCAGCCAGGCTGTCGACGACTGCATGTCCTCGCTCTACGCCATGGCGCTGCGATTGACCAACAACCGCGCCGATGCGGAGGACCTGGTCGCCGAGGCGGTGACCAAGGCCTGGAAGTCGCTACACCTGCTGCAGCAGCGTGACCGCTTCCGTCCCTGGATCTACGCCATACAGCGCAACCTCTACATCAGCCAATATCGAAAAAAGAAAGCAGGTCCCGATACAGCGAGTTATGACGCTCTCTCCGAAGGCTGCGGCGACGGGGAGATTGCCTCCCTGTTGATGGAGCAGCCGGATGAATTTCTCACCTGGTGGGCCAATCCCGAGCAGGCGTTCATCAACGACCTGCTGGGCGAGGAGATCATCAAGGCCCTGGAAGCACTGCCGGAGACGTTCCGTGAAACAGTGATCCTGGTGAACCTGGAGGGGCTCGCCTACGATGAGGCGGCGGAGGTTCTGGGGGTCTCCCCGGGCACCATCCGCTCACGGATGAACCGGGGCCGCACCCTGTTACAAAAACAACTATGGCTGCATGCGATCGACGCGGGATTGGTCAGCCAAGATTCACTCATGGAGTCCACGAGATGACAAAACATGACCATACCGACCACGAATCCGGGATCATCGACAGCGATTGCCTCGAGGCCTTTGATCACGTCTACGCCTATATCAACGGTGAATTGCATGACGAGGAAACCCGGGCGAAGATCGAGCACCACCTGAGTCACTGCAAGAGCTGTTATTCCAGGGCGGAGATGGAGCGCAAGATCAATGAACGCCTGAGGGCGAAGCAAGAGCCGTCACCGCCAGAACAGATGAAAAAGCGATTGAAGGATCTGATTGACGGATTTTAAAAAGATCATTGTATTTTAATTTAGGCTCCTTCGTAGAGTTTTTAGACGGACTTTCCTGATACCGTCATTCCGGCGCATGCCGGAATCCAGATCTGCCAAAGGATTGTCGATCGTTTATATTTCAGCGAAGAGTACTTCTCTTCAGATCAGGTCTGGATATAAATCTCGCCAGTGTGGATTTAGCTCTTCAATTGTCTTTATCTTCCAGGCCCTAGATTGTTCTTACGCTTCCAAACCCGCTTTTTTAGATTTGATGTCACACCTATGTATAGGGTTCCATTCTGTTTGCTGGCCAATAGATACACGCACGGTTGTCTTTTCATGCCAGCTCCCTGGCTGTTTCCTGGATTCCGGCATGCGCCGGAATGACGGAATCATAATTAAGAGATCAGCTTGGTTGTTGTTTTGGTAGCTTCAGTTATTTGAGAGATGGCTTATTTGAAAAAGATATTACAAAGGTATCCAACATTGTGTATGTACTTTAAACAGGTTGGTGCTATTTTATCATTCACAGCCACCCGCATATTTTTCTGAACAGCCAACTTTTTGAACAAGGGATGAATGGACAACATGCCTAATTATAACGACCGTAACGACGCTGGAATAGTCACTCAACTGCGCATACCTGCACCACCCGGCAGCCAGCTCGAGCTGCGTTTCGCCGATATCCTGCAGCGGGACTGTTACGACCCTGATGGCTGGCGCCGTGAGACGCTGACCGCGGTGGCGAATGAGCCGGGCTGGTTCGAGATCGATCTCGACGCCCTGGGCCTGGTGGACGGCGACTACGAGTATGAGTTCATCAAGGACGGCGCGGTCGACAGCCCCATCGCCGACCCCTATGCGGTCCATATCACCCGCTTCGGCGGTTACCGGGGAATCTTCCAGATCCGCGACGGCCGGCGTTGGCAGCAGCCGTTCAGCTGGGAGGATGAGTTCATCCCGGGAAACGAACTGAAGAACAACCACCAGATGGTGATCTACGAGATGCCCATGCGCTGGATGGAGAGCGCGCCGGAGAAGGCGCGCCAGGTGGGGCTCGGCACCTTCGAGAAGGTGGTGTTCGCCCATCTCGACCGGCTCAAGGCCCTGGGCATCAATGCCATCGAGCTGCTGCCGGTGCAGGACTCGCCGGATACCCTCAACTGGGGCTATGGCACCCGCTTCTTCTTTGCCCCCGATATCGACATGGGGTTGCCGGTGGAGCTCAAGTTCTTCGTCAAGCAGTGCCATCGGCGGGGGATTAGGGTGATCTTCGATGTGGTGATGAACCACGCCCGCAACTGCCCCCTGGCGCAGCTCGACTATAATCGTTTTTTCCTATCCAACGAGGATGAGGAGCGCTCCCATCGGGGCGATGACTATGGCGCCAAGCTGTTCCGCTACTGGCCTGATCAACAGGGTCTAAGGCCGACCTGGGATTTTCAGCTGCGCATGGCGGAGTACCTGATCACCGAGTACCATGCCGACGGTTTCAGGATCGATGAGTTCAAGGGTATCAACCACTGGGAGTTCACCCAGCGGTTTCGCGATCATGCCTGGCATGTCCATCAGCAGGCCTTTCCCGGACGCCCCTTTCTCATCATCGCCGAGGACTCCTGGCGACGGGCGGTGATCACCCATCAGCGGCCGCACAATCCCAACGGCCGCAAGGTCACCGACTCCATGTGGAATTTCGCCTTTCGCGATGAGTTGCGGCGCACCTTTTCCGGTGATCTGCATACGGCATGGGGAGAGCCCTCGCGGCGGGAGCGCATGCGCTGGATGGTAGCCGGCGACCAGACCTGGAATGACTGGACCCGTCAGGCCGAGCCCGGTTTTTATGATCTCTCCCAGGCGGTCAACTACCTGACATCCCACGACGTGGAGAACGATGACGAAAAGCGCATCATGAATTATCTATTAGCGCCGCTTTTGGATGAGCGGGGTTATCGCGGTACGGTGGACGATATCCGTTGGGTCACCGATCATCTGGAGACAGGCGCCGACGATCAGCAGCGTTTCCTCCATGGCCTGGCCCTGGAGCGCCTGCGCAGCGCCTTCTGCCTGTTGCTGACTTCGGTGGGGATACCGATGATCCTGGCCGGTGATGAGTTTGGGGATGTGCACGACCTCGACCATCACAACTGGCGCCTGAAGATGTCCGATCCGGTGGATTGGCAGCGCCTCGATGCCTCTCCCAATAACCGGGATTTGTGGAACAAGGTCGCAGAGTTGATCGCGCTGCGCACCGAACACCCGGCACTCACCCGCAACGAAACGGCGTTTATCCATTTCCATAACGATTTCGATCGCAATCAGGGAGCCAAGGTGTTTGTCTACTGCCGCACCCGGGGTGTCCCATTGGGCGCTGACAACCAGATTGTTGTGGTCGGCAACATCGGGCCGCACGATTTTACGGGTTATAACCTCTCTTGGTATTGGATGGATCTGGACTCGGTGAAGGAGATCGCGCCGCCACAACAGGGTGCACGCTTGGAACAGAATGATGCGGGCTCAGTGCGGTTGTCATTGGCCCCTTTTCAAGTCAGGGTGTTTACTACCTGATCGGCTGGGGGATTTTGCAGGGATTGCTATCCAACTTGGACTTCCGACATTATCAGCGCTCAGACTGTTTCATGACCTGTTCCCAAAAACGGGCCCAGAAACCCCGTTGATCCTCTATCCGGTCCAGGCGTTGCTCAATGGCATATAAAGCCCCGGTGATCTCATCCTGCTCTTCTGCAATATAGGTTTCTGCAGGTTCATCTTGTTCACTGGCTGCTGGCTCCTGGGAGTCAAAAATCAACTGCTCGATCCATTCGCCGATGGTGACGCCCTGGCGGTTGGCCTCATTTAGGGCATACTGCTTCGCTTCTTCGGATATCCCTTTTAGCAGCCACTGATTGGGGGCCTGTTTTTTTACTCGTGGGATGGCTTTTTTCGATACGGCCTTTTTCTTGGGTGCTGTTGCTTGCTTTGTTTTGCTATCGGACTTCTTTTTCATGTTCAGCGACTTTTTCTTTTCGGCCTGCTTCAGGGTGATCGGCCGTTGCGGTAGATTTGCATAATCCCGCGACGGCCGCTTAGGCGGTTTCTTGGGGATGCTGTGGGAACTATCCCTACTTCTTTTATCTGCCATGTGACTGGTCGGGTGCTGCCTATTATCGTCCTTTGAAAACGCCAAGTGATGACATCTTATCCTCGGTCTTC comes from the Candidatus Thiodiazotropha sp. CDECU1 genome and includes:
- a CDS encoding nSTAND1 domain-containing NTPase, coding for MVDINVKQIFLSYSSPDQDQVEQIARRLDREGYKVWYDNASLVPGESWSDALDKGLRGSSHCLVFVGSDRLNPWQHEEVRTAINRAVRERSEFRLIPVLLPGVKTQPGESELPEGIMNRHWVQFKTSVDEEDAWRRLISGLQGREPGLPLEGETGPCPYRGIGVFNVDDADNFYGRRSITDSILARLRERVTQPGHPRFFAIIGPSGTGKSSLARAGVMAGIVKKGMLDDCGRWVHPPLIFKPGTRPLHALALELIKHDATRQRFSPWSVAEIESKLREPVDGEHRFLSDEVAAALQGDAYLPVLVDQFEELLKPLTMSASGDEEAQRNLEKYHQNQLLPFVGNLFFAARQTPGRLLFIVTMRDDFYGQCAFDQRLAALVSENHKLLTPMTPDELRESVEQPARLNGKAVEPALLALIQSDMHNRPGAMPLLQDALEQLWDRCGKTLTSRVYTEEVGGIKGSLKSKADHTYGGLTDQSRLATELRQRRESLIRQLFLDLVDQGSGVPTSRRRDRSELPDDTEMDEILDAFVNARLLLKSHDKASDKTYFELTHEALIENWPKLKDWLKDKQEDDQIRQRLEQEAARYANEQEQYQDKPEKWRQIEPEFLMKNKRWVEMAHWLEGNPVSPSQLAVRFIDRCRTYSQEQKARSWKRGGLALLGLMIVVLLVSFSYVKLTHNELQISVVDTEGKAIDDYRLFVSKERSTLADGSVRWFRSIFVEPNQNYWLRIERDGYFQSERETLTGHAGSTKELELTLYPQVAPEMVEIEEGEFDMGSDPENDSDAGSDEQPQHHVEIKPFYLGKYEVTFADYTVFANATGRELPDDEGWGRDRRSVINVTWADAVAYAEWLSQQTGKRYRLPTEAEWEYAARAGSTTNYSWGDDIRQDNKVWANCDGCGSQWDGKQTAPVGSFEPNAFSLYDMAGNVWEWTQDCWHDDYQNAPSDGSAWLESEQVICGRRVVRGGSWNGVPRSLRSAYRVRFNPVVRFDFLGFRLAQDP
- a CDS encoding DsrE family protein, coding for MTEQKQLVVIVTRGCDDERASVAWSVANGGIASGYKVTMFLVSAGADWARKGAAEHARPNPLDPPVTEMMQNVLDHDGAIMVCPPCAKVRGYEPENLIPGAELAGSTAMLGVVSEGASTLTF
- a CDS encoding sigma-70 family RNA polymerase sigma factor encodes the protein MSDNEKNQTKAWFSQAVDDCMSSLYAMALRLTNNRADAEDLVAEAVTKAWKSLHLLQQRDRFRPWIYAIQRNLYISQYRKKKAGPDTASYDALSEGCGDGEIASLLMEQPDEFLTWWANPEQAFINDLLGEEIIKALEALPETFRETVILVNLEGLAYDEAAEVLGVSPGTIRSRMNRGRTLLQKQLWLHAIDAGLVSQDSLMESTR
- a CDS encoding anti-sigma factor family protein translates to MTKHDHTDHESGIIDSDCLEAFDHVYAYINGELHDEETRAKIEHHLSHCKSCYSRAEMERKINERLRAKQEPSPPEQMKKRLKDLIDGF
- a CDS encoding GIY-YIG nuclease family protein, coding for MKRQPCVYLLASKQNGTLYIGVTSNLKKRVWKRKNNLGPGR
- a CDS encoding alpha-amylase family glycosyl hydrolase; the encoded protein is MPNYNDRNDAGIVTQLRIPAPPGSQLELRFADILQRDCYDPDGWRRETLTAVANEPGWFEIDLDALGLVDGDYEYEFIKDGAVDSPIADPYAVHITRFGGYRGIFQIRDGRRWQQPFSWEDEFIPGNELKNNHQMVIYEMPMRWMESAPEKARQVGLGTFEKVVFAHLDRLKALGINAIELLPVQDSPDTLNWGYGTRFFFAPDIDMGLPVELKFFVKQCHRRGIRVIFDVVMNHARNCPLAQLDYNRFFLSNEDEERSHRGDDYGAKLFRYWPDQQGLRPTWDFQLRMAEYLITEYHADGFRIDEFKGINHWEFTQRFRDHAWHVHQQAFPGRPFLIIAEDSWRRAVITHQRPHNPNGRKVTDSMWNFAFRDELRRTFSGDLHTAWGEPSRRERMRWMVAGDQTWNDWTRQAEPGFYDLSQAVNYLTSHDVENDDEKRIMNYLLAPLLDERGYRGTVDDIRWVTDHLETGADDQQRFLHGLALERLRSAFCLLLTSVGIPMILAGDEFGDVHDLDHHNWRLKMSDPVDWQRLDASPNNRDLWNKVAELIALRTEHPALTRNETAFIHFHNDFDRNQGAKVFVYCRTRGVPLGADNQIVVVGNIGPHDFTGYNLSWYWMDLDSVKEIAPPQQGARLEQNDAGSVRLSLAPFQVRVFTT